From a region of the Leptospira kmetyi serovar Malaysia str. Bejo-Iso9 genome:
- a CDS encoding Hsp33 family molecular chaperone HslO translates to MHNQDSLIYGILPDVHFRYSAAEISYSVTAASNLHNLDDPNTELLARTMIGAFFLADQVKEDTKVSLQIQFNEDSPTHSVLAYSDRKGRMKAVLRERPEEDVEPGKVMEDYSGVLKVFRWKDGVCIYQSVVPYLNKSFEENFQNYLNTSEQITCFVTLYIRKNGFHWDVRGILLQSLPEAKEEHIQKVASLSEQIDSNVEEFLGKDVYNCLNKIGESTRSAVQILEEGQPEFRCDCSEGKIRELIQTLGKEEAMQIVDEIGMIEVTCEFCTSVYRFEREKVSELF, encoded by the coding sequence ATGCACAATCAGGACTCATTGATATACGGAATTTTACCGGATGTTCACTTCCGATATTCCGCCGCCGAAATTTCATATTCGGTGACGGCCGCTTCCAACTTGCACAACTTGGATGATCCGAACACGGAACTCCTCGCAAGGACGATGATCGGTGCATTCTTTTTAGCGGATCAAGTGAAGGAAGATACGAAGGTCAGTTTACAGATTCAATTCAACGAAGATTCTCCCACACATTCCGTGCTTGCGTACAGCGATCGCAAAGGGAGAATGAAAGCGGTTCTTCGCGAAAGACCCGAAGAGGACGTCGAACCCGGAAAGGTTATGGAAGATTACTCCGGCGTACTGAAAGTGTTCCGTTGGAAGGACGGGGTTTGTATTTATCAATCCGTTGTGCCGTATTTGAATAAAAGTTTTGAGGAGAATTTTCAGAATTATCTGAACACATCCGAACAGATCACTTGTTTCGTGACTTTGTATATCCGAAAGAACGGATTTCACTGGGACGTGCGGGGAATTCTTTTACAATCCTTACCCGAAGCAAAAGAAGAACACATTCAAAAAGTTGCAAGTCTTTCGGAACAGATCGACTCGAACGTGGAAGAATTTTTAGGAAAAGACGTATACAATTGTTTGAATAAAATCGGCGAATCGACTCGCTCCGCGGTTCAGATTCTCGAAGAAGGTCAACCGGAGTTTCGTTGCGATTGTTCCGAGGGTAAGATCCGCGAATTGATTCAGACTTTGGGAAAAGAAGAGGCCATGCAGATCGTAGACGAGATCGGAATGATCGAAGTCACTTGCGAATTTTGCACTTCCGTTTATCGTTTTGAAAGAGAAAAGGTAAGCGAATTATTTTGA
- the tsaE gene encoding tRNA (adenosine(37)-N6)-threonylcarbamoyltransferase complex ATPase subunit type 1 TsaE translates to MEIEFQNLKLEELDRPAEFLASLIVSSLEQNLHPIFLFTGLMGAGKTTFTSRLVKKISPNANVNSPTYTLINEYPIPLNPTRTSNGIFSSSNQKSNSEELKFYHFDLHRLKSQGELEDLGFEEIWGKAGVSIIEWWQIAKEDLEILPLKIEAEFKTVSEEKRNITFKSSDIENFPALKNIWKESKGNSV, encoded by the coding sequence TTGGAAATAGAGTTTCAGAATCTAAAACTGGAAGAATTAGACAGACCCGCCGAATTTCTTGCGTCTTTGATCGTCTCCTCTTTGGAGCAAAATCTTCATCCCATTTTTTTATTTACGGGTTTGATGGGAGCCGGTAAGACAACGTTTACTTCAAGACTGGTAAAAAAAATCTCGCCGAACGCGAACGTCAATTCTCCCACTTATACCCTGATCAACGAATATCCGATCCCTTTGAATCCGACTCGAACCTCCAACGGAATTTTCTCCTCTTCGAATCAAAAATCGAATTCGGAAGAACTCAAATTCTATCACTTCGATCTTCATCGTTTGAAATCGCAGGGCGAACTGGAAGATCTGGGCTTCGAGGAAATTTGGGGAAAGGCCGGCGTTTCCATCATAGAATGGTGGCAGATCGCGAAGGAAGATTTGGAAATTCTTCCCTTAAAAATAGAAGCCGAGTTTAAAACCGTTTCCGAGGAAAAAAGAAATATCACATTCAAAAGTTCCGATATAGAAAATTTCCCGGCGTTAAAAAATATTTGGAAAGAATCGAAAGGAAATTCGGTATGA
- the tsaB gene encoding tRNA (adenosine(37)-N6)-threonylcarbamoyltransferase complex dimerization subunit type 1 TsaB: MKKILFFDATNQWIIVESFSLNESGELEPAASYSGIHPRESSKLLIQELRNVLQRSDWKSPDLIVCALGPGSFTGLRIAVATARNLSQLWRIPAIGFDSLNVYTSFYYEEVGDPVIVGIEAKQKKIYFAMEDTRGFFGSIDIKPDELLEKIPEDRLQAFLTSQKYSDNPEFFSGNLISENLPSASAILNRNIDTIREALEHPDRFPFWKLAPNYIRGTYVDDKSTV; the protein is encoded by the coding sequence ATGAAGAAGATTCTATTCTTCGATGCGACGAATCAGTGGATTATCGTCGAGTCGTTTTCTCTAAACGAAAGCGGCGAACTCGAACCCGCGGCTTCGTATTCCGGAATTCATCCGAGGGAATCCTCGAAACTTCTCATCCAAGAATTGAGAAACGTTCTTCAAAGATCGGATTGGAAATCGCCGGATCTGATCGTTTGCGCGCTCGGCCCGGGTTCTTTTACCGGTCTTAGAATCGCTGTCGCGACGGCCAGAAATCTTTCCCAGCTTTGGAGAATTCCCGCGATCGGTTTCGACAGCTTGAACGTTTATACGTCGTTTTATTACGAAGAAGTCGGAGATCCCGTGATCGTCGGAATCGAGGCGAAACAGAAAAAAATTTATTTCGCAATGGAAGACACGCGCGGATTTTTCGGATCCATCGACATAAAACCGGACGAGCTCCTGGAGAAAATTCCGGAAGATCGTTTACAAGCGTTCTTAACCTCGCAAAAGTATTCGGATAATCCGGAATTTTTTTCCGGAAATTTAATATCGGAAAATCTTCCTTCCGCCTCGGCGATTCTCAATCGGAACATAGATACGATTCGAGAAGCGTTGGAACATCCGGATCGATTTCCTTTTTGGAAATTGGCTCCGAATTATATACGCGGAACATACGTCGACGATAAGTCAACGGTTTAG
- a CDS encoding ribonuclease R family protein, which yields MNIKKKQTKQKRTSKPQTSKKTFQKSDRNRNDRNSGRSEGFRENEIGKKILKYLQSRAGSVIQFKDLSAKILREENQNSYGKKREKWQFQEKEREISDTLRILETEGLIELEKKNIIVNPSQKLQGTISISKRGDGFVKLSSGMEVFVPGQYAQSAIQGDLVEVQPYGIGKKGRLEGEVTEILRRGRDLYRMIVTEKDPKFIFGKLLDIDGEEKEGYLLRKTILTDLQDEIKSGDVLIVKLKEETEHERNLYEVQFLRFESDTKEDLDLMRMLMKYNYSILYPENITLDLPEEVEESNVDDWGARVDLRNLKCITIDGEYSKDFDDAISFVEEKNRIRFYVHIADVSHYVRPGTDLDEEAYNRATSVYLGSRVVPMLPPELSENLCSLVAGKNRLAFTVEMEADWKGKITHAKYYKSVIKVAERYTYNRAESEILSGDPKNWIFRMNEFAKALRAKRVENGRVDLNLKENKVVTDSEHNVVEIAVQDRLQAHILIEEFMLSANIKVAEYIRKKKHPTLYRVHEPMNEEKLESLNAFLQLNGIKTLLKDSSYEAIRVVLKELEGKPAERLFNMFLLRTFMQAYYSGEHLGHWGLGFEDYCHFTSPIRRYPDLVCHRVLQNILLSKKPVYTPEEMVTSGLHCSHQERKATDAERDYYKLKACRYLEKTGIKEFSATITGCKPFLIFVDLENPMVDACLLSSEFTDEGEIRLETDFSFYSKKYSKIYTLGDKIEVELDRIDYEEIKIFVKMKKFQKKV from the coding sequence ATGAATATAAAGAAAAAACAAACAAAACAAAAGAGGACTTCAAAACCTCAAACATCAAAGAAAACCTTTCAAAAATCAGATCGAAACAGAAACGATAGAAACTCGGGCAGATCCGAAGGATTTCGCGAAAACGAAATCGGAAAAAAAATCCTGAAGTATCTTCAATCCAGAGCCGGTTCCGTGATTCAATTCAAGGATCTCAGCGCTAAGATTCTCAGAGAGGAGAATCAGAATTCTTACGGTAAAAAAAGGGAGAAGTGGCAGTTTCAAGAAAAGGAAAGGGAAATTTCCGATACATTGAGGATTCTGGAAACCGAAGGTTTGATCGAATTAGAAAAAAAGAATATAATCGTCAACCCGAGTCAAAAACTGCAAGGAACGATTTCCATCAGCAAACGCGGAGACGGTTTCGTAAAGCTGTCCTCCGGAATGGAAGTTTTCGTTCCCGGTCAGTACGCGCAATCCGCGATTCAAGGCGATCTTGTGGAAGTTCAACCGTACGGAATCGGTAAAAAAGGAAGACTTGAAGGAGAAGTCACCGAGATTCTCAGACGCGGCCGCGATCTGTATCGTATGATCGTCACGGAGAAAGATCCGAAATTTATTTTCGGAAAACTTCTGGATATCGACGGCGAGGAGAAAGAAGGTTATCTGCTTCGTAAAACCATTCTTACCGATCTACAAGACGAAATAAAATCGGGCGACGTTCTGATCGTAAAACTCAAAGAAGAAACCGAACACGAAAGAAACTTATACGAGGTTCAATTCCTTCGATTTGAATCGGATACCAAAGAGGATTTGGATCTGATGAGAATGTTGATGAAATACAATTACAGCATTCTTTATCCCGAGAATATAACGCTCGATCTTCCCGAAGAAGTGGAAGAAAGCAACGTGGACGATTGGGGAGCGCGAGTCGATCTCCGAAATTTAAAGTGTATCACGATCGACGGAGAATATTCGAAAGACTTCGACGACGCGATCAGCTTCGTGGAAGAAAAAAACCGAATTCGTTTTTATGTTCATATCGCCGATGTTTCGCATTACGTTCGCCCGGGTACGGATTTGGACGAAGAGGCATATAACCGCGCGACTTCGGTTTATTTGGGAAGCCGAGTCGTTCCGATGCTACCACCCGAGTTATCCGAGAATCTTTGTTCCCTTGTTGCCGGTAAAAACCGTCTCGCGTTTACTGTGGAAATGGAAGCGGATTGGAAAGGTAAAATCACACACGCAAAGTATTATAAAAGCGTAATCAAGGTTGCGGAACGGTACACTTACAATCGCGCCGAATCCGAAATTCTTTCCGGAGATCCTAAAAATTGGATTTTTAGAATGAACGAATTCGCCAAGGCGTTGCGTGCGAAACGTGTCGAAAACGGAAGGGTCGATCTGAACTTAAAGGAAAATAAGGTCGTCACCGATTCGGAACACAACGTGGTCGAAATCGCCGTTCAGGATCGTTTGCAGGCGCATATTCTGATTGAAGAGTTTATGCTTTCGGCAAACATTAAAGTTGCTGAATATATTCGAAAGAAAAAGCACCCTACCCTTTATCGAGTTCACGAACCGATGAACGAAGAAAAACTCGAATCTCTCAACGCGTTTTTACAACTCAACGGAATCAAAACCTTACTCAAGGATTCGAGCTACGAAGCGATCCGAGTCGTTCTGAAAGAACTGGAAGGAAAACCCGCGGAAAGATTGTTCAACATGTTTTTGTTGAGAACCTTTATGCAGGCGTATTATTCCGGCGAACATCTCGGACACTGGGGATTGGGTTTCGAGGATTATTGTCATTTCACTTCTCCGATTCGAAGATATCCGGATTTGGTTTGTCATCGGGTTTTGCAGAATATTCTTTTGAGCAAAAAACCGGTTTATACTCCGGAAGAAATGGTTACCTCCGGTCTTCATTGTTCGCATCAGGAACGAAAAGCAACGGATGCGGAACGAGATTATTATAAACTCAAAGCTTGTCGTTATCTGGAAAAAACCGGAATCAAAGAATTCTCCGCAACGATTACGGGTTGTAAGCCGTTCTTGATCTTTGTGGATTTGGAAAATCCGATGGTGGACGCGTGTTTACTTTCTTCCGAGTTTACGGACGAAGGCGAGATTCGTTTGGAAACGGACTTTTCATTCTATTCTAAGAAGTATTCCAAGATTTATACTTTAGGAGATAAGATCGAAGTAGAACTCGATCGAATCGATTACGAAGAGATCAAGATCTTTGTGAAAATGAAAAAATTCCAGAAGAAAGTATAG
- a CDS encoding GMC family oxidoreductase N-terminal domain-containing protein, translating to MGGIPAANDKIITPKKHKEIIERENIQNGTWELKADAVVIGSGAGGAVAAATLAKQGWNVVLIEEGSYFTPAQFTGEEFMSSARLYRDAGFIISEEQTLSILQGRTIGGSTTVNWQTSLYPPDYVTAEWDQRFGLKGYSRQDMDPFVSSVHERLGVHPVPQNLINANNNTLMKGGKALGLHPEVLNNNNRGCIGLGRCGLGCPINAKQSMFLTYIPDAIEAGATVIANMKAQVIHDGTTKVVVADFTPDPYEKAPDVVIKKLKISAKVVVVSAGAIEGPALLQRSGLGNDWVGRNLKVHPTSTIFAVFDEKINMFSGPPQSAVIKDGHNQNNTGYGFWLEVAPFRPTLAASLIPFYGKRQFEQIERYSNMSAGIVLVRDGADGEANASVKWSLGRRKVYFELTQGDGKNMLRGLKMLAEVQAAAGAKELIFPFPDMEAPVAVDRNTKFDWILEKKFNPGSLLVGSAHPHGSIQAADSPEKGAVDPSLELYGHKNIFVIDASVYPTGLSVNPQITTMSLALRASEALASKKQEKLGNLL from the coding sequence ATGGGCGGAATTCCAGCGGCAAATGATAAGATCATCACACCGAAAAAGCATAAGGAAATTATAGAAAGAGAAAACATCCAAAACGGAACTTGGGAATTGAAGGCCGACGCGGTCGTAATCGGTTCCGGTGCGGGCGGCGCGGTTGCGGCCGCGACTCTTGCAAAACAAGGATGGAACGTCGTTTTGATCGAGGAAGGTTCTTATTTTACTCCGGCTCAATTTACCGGGGAAGAATTTATGTCCTCGGCAAGATTGTATCGAGATGCGGGGTTCATCATATCGGAAGAACAAACCTTGAGTATTCTTCAGGGAAGAACGATCGGCGGCTCCACCACGGTCAACTGGCAAACTTCCTTATATCCGCCCGATTACGTTACGGCCGAATGGGATCAACGATTCGGTTTGAAAGGATATTCCAGACAAGATATGGATCCGTTCGTATCTTCCGTTCACGAGAGATTGGGGGTTCATCCGGTTCCTCAGAATCTGATCAACGCGAATAACAACACTTTGATGAAAGGCGGAAAGGCCTTGGGGCTTCATCCCGAAGTTCTCAATAACAACAATAGAGGTTGTATCGGTTTGGGAAGATGCGGCCTCGGTTGTCCGATCAACGCGAAACAGTCGATGTTTTTGACTTATATCCCGGACGCAATCGAAGCCGGTGCGACCGTGATCGCCAACATGAAAGCCCAAGTCATACACGACGGAACTACGAAAGTTGTGGTCGCGGATTTTACGCCCGATCCGTATGAAAAAGCTCCCGATGTAGTCATCAAGAAGTTAAAGATTTCCGCAAAGGTCGTCGTTGTAAGCGCCGGTGCGATCGAAGGTCCGGCCCTTTTGCAAAGATCCGGTTTGGGCAACGATTGGGTGGGAAGAAATTTAAAAGTCCATCCTACGAGTACTATCTTCGCCGTTTTTGACGAGAAGATCAACATGTTCTCCGGTCCTCCGCAATCGGCTGTGATCAAAGACGGCCACAATCAAAACAACACGGGTTATGGATTCTGGCTCGAAGTCGCTCCGTTCCGTCCTACGTTAGCCGCTTCTTTGATTCCTTTTTATGGAAAAAGACAATTCGAACAAATCGAAAGATATTCGAACATGAGCGCGGGAATCGTTTTGGTTCGCGACGGCGCCGACGGGGAAGCCAACGCCTCCGTTAAGTGGTCTTTGGGAAGAAGAAAGGTTTATTTCGAACTCACGCAAGGCGACGGAAAGAATATGCTTCGCGGTTTAAAAATGTTGGCCGAGGTGCAAGCGGCGGCAGGCGCGAAAGAATTGATCTTTCCGTTTCCCGATATGGAAGCTCCCGTTGCCGTGGATCGTAATACGAAGTTTGATTGGATTCTCGAAAAGAAATTCAACCCGGGAAGTTTACTCGTGGGTTCCGCGCATCCGCATGGATCGATTCAGGCCGCGGATTCTCCCGAAAAAGGAGCCGTGGACCCGAGTTTGGAATTGTATGGACACAAAAATATTTTTGTGATCGATGCTTCCGTATATCCGACGGGTCTTTCGGTCAATCCTCAGATTACAACGATGAGTTTGGCTCTTCGTGCGTCGGAAGCGCTTGCGTCAAAAAAACAGGAAAAATTAGGAAATTTATTATAA
- a CDS encoding tetratricopeptide repeat protein — translation MRFRILLFSVLLYSSTTSLYADLKEGKKAYARKDFSKAMDEFQKFNDANPSSGEAWMYMGYIYEYRRDYPKSIQSFKKAVGLNLPKKDLVNCYQKIILYFNYQRDYHEVIAYSNRLLRIDPDLSHIQKIRSTAEERLSSGHVVHHKPKKQVEEPESSGPDSEEDYLKILKKDPADESARWNLSLIYANRKEFQKAETLLEGLVKDFPEKQDYLYKYGVILIRIEKYSEALQILDKLEDKIGTNSPKMLYYANLNQAVAYHKMKRYEEAAKYYRKSYAANTTVQPLIGLTKLKYEVKDCENAIKTAEKALEFGEKTHEIRMYLALCKIQNKEETEGYTILKEIASKLERENPDFKNLPDVYNDGILKLARYYTNHGEYEKALRYFHSVQSSEEEEREYRFYLGKAYYYTGKIDQAILLLEKVGGSSGAYYLLAKCYANKDDLEKTMEYIRKAANMKPAIWAAAAEEKEFDRFKEKSSFKSFLESKGSDKEKHQDSQALDKT, via the coding sequence ATGCGCTTCAGGATTCTTCTTTTTTCGGTTCTTTTGTATTCTTCCACAACTTCGTTGTATGCGGATTTGAAGGAAGGTAAGAAGGCTTATGCGAGAAAGGACTTTTCCAAAGCCATGGATGAGTTCCAGAAGTTCAACGACGCCAATCCTTCTTCGGGTGAAGCGTGGATGTATATGGGTTACATCTACGAATACAGAAGGGATTATCCGAAATCCATTCAAAGTTTCAAAAAAGCGGTCGGACTGAACTTACCGAAAAAGGACTTAGTCAACTGCTATCAAAAGATCATTCTCTATTTCAATTATCAAAGGGATTATCACGAGGTCATCGCGTATTCCAATCGTCTTTTGAGAATCGATCCGGATCTTTCTCATATTCAAAAAATCAGATCCACAGCCGAGGAAAGACTTTCTTCCGGTCATGTGGTTCATCATAAACCGAAAAAACAAGTCGAAGAACCCGAAAGTTCCGGGCCCGATTCCGAAGAAGATTATCTGAAAATTCTCAAGAAAGATCCCGCAGACGAATCGGCTCGTTGGAATCTTTCCCTGATCTACGCGAATCGCAAAGAGTTTCAAAAAGCGGAAACACTTTTGGAAGGACTTGTTAAGGATTTTCCCGAAAAACAGGATTATCTTTATAAGTACGGGGTGATTCTAATCCGAATCGAAAAATATTCCGAAGCGTTACAAATCTTGGATAAACTCGAGGACAAAATCGGAACCAATAGTCCGAAAATGTTATATTATGCAAATCTAAACCAAGCGGTTGCGTATCACAAGATGAAACGTTACGAAGAAGCCGCGAAGTATTATAGAAAATCGTACGCCGCAAACACGACGGTTCAACCTTTGATCGGATTGACCAAACTCAAATACGAAGTAAAGGATTGCGAGAACGCGATCAAAACCGCGGAGAAAGCTCTTGAGTTCGGGGAAAAAACGCACGAGATCCGGATGTATTTGGCGCTTTGTAAGATTCAGAACAAGGAAGAAACCGAAGGTTATACGATCTTAAAGGAAATCGCATCCAAGCTTGAAAGGGAGAATCCCGATTTCAAAAATCTACCCGACGTTTACAACGACGGAATTTTGAAACTCGCCCGTTATTACACCAATCACGGAGAATACGAAAAAGCGCTCCGTTATTTTCATTCGGTTCAATCCTCCGAAGAAGAAGAAAGAGAATATCGTTTTTATCTCGGTAAGGCTTATTACTACACGGGAAAGATCGATCAGGCGATTCTTCTTTTGGAAAAAGTGGGCGGTTCTTCGGGAGCGTATTATCTATTAGCAAAATGTTATGCGAATAAGGATGATCTCGAAAAAACGATGGAATACATTCGCAAAGCCGCGAATATGAAACCCGCGATCTGGGCCGCGGCGGCCGAGGAAAAAGAGTTCGATCGTTTTAAGGAAAAATCCTCGTTTAAATCCTTCTTAGAATCCAAGGGTTCCGATAAGGAAAAACACCAAGATTCTCAAGCCTTGGATAAAACCTAA
- a CDS encoding type I 3-dehydroquinate dehydratase, with translation MSAREFKIVLTVSENEFFSLKEHPNCDWIEIRLDLFSPESLTQKLPDKIKALDAKCIFTYRQAGDTDQTASAKENEFDFNSIVAQLDPRNHYLDLELNRPNGIFDSQADKGFGLIRSVHKFDGILADSEIKDWIRKDSYLAGTKKYEGILPLVYKFAVYPNSISELTEFLSSFRKIANEFKKLNVFLTGICMGQMGVISRVFPDSFGSIFTYCCWTEPKAPGQVDINSLLKLRNLD, from the coding sequence ATGAGCGCTCGAGAATTTAAAATCGTTCTTACCGTAAGTGAGAATGAATTTTTTTCTCTCAAAGAACATCCGAACTGCGATTGGATCGAAATCCGTTTGGATCTTTTTTCTCCGGAAAGCCTTACGCAAAAACTTCCCGATAAGATCAAAGCGCTCGATGCAAAATGTATTTTCACTTATAGACAAGCGGGCGACACGGATCAAACCGCATCCGCAAAAGAAAACGAATTCGATTTTAACTCGATCGTAGCGCAACTTGATCCGAGAAATCATTATCTCGATCTGGAACTGAATCGTCCGAACGGCATTTTCGATTCTCAAGCCGATAAAGGTTTCGGCTTAATCCGATCCGTTCATAAATTCGACGGAATCCTGGCGGACTCGGAAATCAAGGATTGGATTCGAAAAGATTCTTACCTGGCGGGAACGAAAAAATACGAAGGAATTCTTCCCTTGGTTTATAAATTCGCAGTTTATCCGAATTCGATTTCCGAACTTACCGAGTTTCTCTCTTCGTTTCGAAAGATCGCAAACGAATTCAAAAAATTGAATGTATTTTTAACCGGAATTTGTATGGGCCAGATGGGTGTGATTTCGAGAGTGTTTCCGGATTCCTTCGGTTCCATTTTTACTTATTGTTGTTGGACGGAACCGAAAGCGCCGGGACAAGTCGATATCAATTCTTTGCTTAAACTTAGAAACTTGGATTGA
- a CDS encoding KpsF/GutQ family sugar-phosphate isomerase produces the protein MDPIFEKIEKAIDTEIESILHFRKNLDPSIKNAIELILHSKGKLIVTGVGKSGDVGKKISSTLSSTGTPSVFLHPADAAHGDAGIISGEDVVIAIGKSGESEELLNLIPTIKNIGAKLISMTANVDSKLAKESDVVLITPVLKEACPLELAPTSSTTIALILGDAIAMCLMELKDFKKEDFALYHPAGRLGKRLSLKIDDVMRKDKDLAKVSPNTKLEDILTEITVKRQGATGVTDSSGKLLGIITDFDIRKKLKEGKLDSSIIAEQLMNPNPTAFQSGSNAYDVLKQMESRPNPISVAPIVDDSKRLIGIVSIHDLLQKGL, from the coding sequence TTGGATCCAATTTTTGAAAAGATAGAAAAGGCGATCGATACGGAGATAGAATCCATTCTTCATTTCAGAAAGAATTTGGATCCTTCGATCAAAAACGCGATCGAATTAATTCTCCATTCCAAAGGAAAACTGATCGTAACCGGAGTTGGTAAATCCGGCGATGTCGGTAAAAAAATCTCTTCGACCTTATCTTCCACGGGAACCCCTTCCGTTTTTTTACATCCTGCGGACGCGGCACACGGCGACGCCGGAATCATTTCCGGCGAGGACGTCGTAATCGCGATCGGGAAATCGGGAGAAAGCGAAGAATTGCTCAACCTGATTCCCACGATCAAAAACATCGGAGCGAAATTGATTTCGATGACGGCTAACGTTGATTCCAAACTTGCCAAAGAATCCGATGTCGTATTAATCACTCCCGTTTTAAAGGAAGCATGTCCTCTCGAACTCGCTCCTACTTCGAGTACTACAATCGCGTTGATCTTAGGTGACGCGATCGCTATGTGTTTGATGGAGTTAAAGGATTTTAAAAAAGAGGACTTTGCTCTTTATCATCCCGCGGGAAGACTCGGAAAACGTCTGAGTTTGAAGATCGACGACGTGATGCGAAAGGACAAGGACCTCGCTAAAGTTTCTCCGAACACGAAGTTGGAAGACATACTCACGGAAATCACCGTTAAAAGACAAGGTGCCACCGGGGTTACGGATTCTTCCGGCAAACTTTTAGGAATCATTACGGATTTTGACATTCGCAAAAAATTGAAAGAGGGCAAACTCGATTCTTCCATCATTGCGGAACAGTTGATGAATCCGAATCCGACCGCGTTTCAGTCCGGCTCCAACGCATACGACGTTTTAAAACAAATGGAATCCAGACCGAATCCGATTTCGGTCGCTCCGATCGTTGACGATTCTAAACGTTTGATCGGAATCGTTTCCATTCACGATCTTTTACAAAAAGGTCTTTGA
- a CDS encoding UpxY family transcription antiterminator produces MKENSEENEWYALYTNPRAEKKLKRLFQERRIECFLPLISKKKKWSDRWKVVEEPMYPSYIFVKISFFKDKIRILQLPGAHHFVFYAGKPYVIPDEDLSLVKSFLETYPDRIQVEIQEKLLPGKKVLIQEGPFAGFKAEIVQRKNEEQIIVKFPGMNLMTSVTLDVKTLKLEENIGSNF; encoded by the coding sequence ATGAAAGAGAATTCTGAAGAAAACGAATGGTATGCTCTTTATACCAATCCGCGAGCGGAGAAAAAGCTCAAACGATTGTTTCAAGAAAGAAGAATCGAATGTTTTCTCCCCTTGATTTCCAAAAAGAAAAAATGGTCCGATCGTTGGAAGGTCGTCGAAGAACCGATGTATCCTTCTTATATTTTCGTAAAAATTTCCTTCTTTAAGGATAAGATAAGAATTCTTCAATTACCCGGCGCGCATCATTTCGTTTTCTACGCTGGAAAACCGTACGTCATCCCGGACGAAGATTTAAGTTTAGTGAAAAGTTTTTTAGAGACGTATCCGGATCGAATTCAAGTCGAGATTCAGGAAAAACTTCTTCCGGGCAAAAAGGTTCTCATCCAAGAAGGACCGTTTGCGGGGTTTAAGGCCGAAATCGTTCAAAGAAAAAATGAAGAACAGATCATCGTAAAATTTCCCGGAATGAATTTGATGACTTCAGTGACGCTCGATGTAAAAACGTTAAAACTGGAGGAAAACATTGGATCCAATTTTTGA
- a CDS encoding LIC_10042 family TonB-like protein, producing the protein MSVRLSFLISGFLHILIFLFVSIPFFDFSQIKDLKIFLKKGNIPNVILNFAPDGSGENSSTTASENANAEGTVEREIQKFKNEIHFPQGALDQRLESDCSWEVGIKSGGKGEILRTIQPCRYSIFEVEFHRALKTWKFDLKEGTNLIIPVSFKVDEREF; encoded by the coding sequence GTGAGCGTTCGGCTTTCCTTTCTCATTTCCGGTTTTCTGCATATTCTAATATTTCTATTTGTTTCTATTCCCTTCTTTGACTTTTCGCAAATCAAAGATCTGAAGATTTTTCTTAAAAAGGGAAACATTCCGAACGTAATCTTAAATTTTGCCCCGGACGGTTCCGGTGAGAATTCCTCGACAACCGCTTCCGAAAACGCGAACGCCGAAGGGACGGTCGAAAGGGAAATACAAAAATTTAAGAATGAAATCCACTTTCCACAAGGGGCTTTGGATCAAAGACTGGAATCGGATTGTTCTTGGGAAGTGGGAATAAAATCTGGTGGAAAGGGAGAAATTCTAAGGACAATTCAACCTTGCCGATATTCGATCTTTGAAGTCGAATTTCATAGGGCCTTGAAGACTTGGAAGTTCGATTTGAAAGAAGGAACGAACCTGATCATTCCGGTTTCCTTTAAAGTAGATGAAAGAGAATTCTGA